In Apis mellifera strain DH4 unplaced genomic scaffold, Amel_HAv3.1 GroupUN_248, whole genome shotgun sequence, the DNA window tgaataaagtataattaaattatataagttgtgcactaagaaaaaaaagtatcttttgcttattataaaatacaatgatataatattatattatataatagcatatgaaatatttaaaaataaatctcaattccaaaatgtgaaataatgtgtaaattttattaaattttatttatgatattaaatttattatatattttatttattatattaaatgaatgaaatatatataagagaaagaaaaaaaaaatggaaaaacaaaatataaaaaaaatatattgactatattaatgattattatataattttctttaaaattattgttttttaaaataaaattctcacaAAAAGttcttataaagaaaaaacttttatacaaaatgatattacaatctatatatatgaaatcatataaataaatcgaacattaaaatattacaaaagatatattaataaaacaatataaaaaattgccaATGTTTCatgacacaaaaaaaaaatgataagatcTAACAAAACcttaaaataatggaaaataaaaacgaaatcagtaaatatttatcatatcatcataatttatatattaaaaacaaattataatattaaatatataatattaaaataatattaaatatataatataatattaaaaaaattgaagtattgaaatatatagaaaatacggTTTTTCAtaaactgaaaaagaaaagatctaaagatcttattataatatatataatatattatataatatattatataatatatataatatatataatatataaaatatatataatatatataatatatattatatatatataatatatttttaacaaggaATTTCAGTGGCAAGCATTCTAATTctcatcaatttaataatgtgaaatgcatgtaaattattcttaaaaaattaatctaaaaggAAATTAGATTaacatttctttcaaaaaaattatatgcttcattttaatttgtatcttcattgataaataaataaaatgacacGTACCATTTTTGAGTagttttaaagaagaattatattgaaaacatgcaattataaatatagtttcagATAATATAACGATTATCTTTGATCGTATTAGTCATAAAGGAGATGCGAAGAAGGTTATAATGATAAACAAACAGATAAAccgattcattttataatttacaattgtacgtaataatttagaaagaatataaaaaaaaattgataattaataaaagaagtgaaaatttttaataaaataaataaatataatttttttattaataagtataattatttgcgtgaataaaactaaaagaatatgaaaggttagtaaatatcaataaatatagaatttttcttcatataaGGAAAAGATCTTCCTGATAATAACGatagagaattattaatttttttcagaaagatCCATTTGATTAACATttgtagatattaaatttattatctattttttcttgttttcatattaattaatacagatACTGTacatagtttatatattttagaaaaaattttacattacaaatttgaacacatatacttttaaaattgtattcacatttgaaatttataaaaaaaataataattttattaaactataatattacatttatataattatttttataaaataaaaaattgtaatttatataatataactatataattttataaaaatctatagcaattcttatttatcatagatttgtttatcagaattttaatatgcacttctagaaataataattgatgcacttaaaagaaaaatcttaggATGGACACCAGAAACTCAATATGCTTCATTAAtacatatcattattatcaatgaaatattttgtctaCGTGTATTTGAATCTAAAGGACGATTACGATATGATTGGAGTATAATATATGCTAGTAtatgtatcattttatatactatatgtacaaatgaaataataaacataaattataaaaattggccTGCATATCAAGAGATCAGTTATAAACtgactatatatattaatattataagtgtcataatttttataatttttggaatgcTGAATACAGAAGTaagtatttctaaaataacaataatatatagcaatatatataaataattaaataaactaaacTAAAAAAGCTTGCTTAATTGGTATATATAATAGTGTTCGTTTTAACATTCcgttttttgtcaattttaatgttcattgttatttctattaattctataaataagtttcagaaaaagtgtatatatatcgtatataagtATTGAACTaaatttgattctttaattgattctttatttcattcatatacattttttctttttcgtttatatgttaaaattgcACTTGTCTAGATAAGCGTCAGATATTcgatttgaacttcaaatgtTAAAACTGGTACTACTTTagttaattgtataaattaattgtgtataacatattaatatatatggatcattttattaatataatgcataatattatgaaaaagaaatttttaaattatattttataaagtatttaccattattagaatatactattatcgaatatacttcataaaaaattataaataatatgtcgtagttttttgttaatataaaatatttttgttacattattatttttcttatattgaaatatctaaaattaaaagaatactaaatttttatcaaaagttgatatttaaattattataatttaaaaaaaaaattgtattacaattttttatctgagttcattttaaatatttttattttttcattattagatttaatccaatgatttcttttaaatgagatcatttttttctttgaaaaatttacaaaatttttttgggTATTTGgcttttaaagaaaatctattttttataactgtaaaaaattaatatactattttttgataaaatctttttttaatctaatttattaaaaaaagttttttttatcgattttcatgatttttgaatatttcgaaatcaacattttaaataattcttttttttctcataactATCACTcagtgatttatttttcaaaatatttccaaaacaaaaatcattattattatatataacatttttttatacattattttttatttttttacattaacatTCACATTACATATGTAGCATGCTGCTCATATTTGTCTTCttgttaatatgaatatatatagcaaCAATATggattaacaaaatataatataatgactaaaaatttattttttaataaattataatggacttaaatccaaaaattataaaatataaaacaatctttgaatattcgaaattacaatgatcaaattaaaataatatcttataaatatttgagggtattttattaatatttggattTTCATAAtagctaatattttaatttgcaggtaaaaaatcattaaaaaatattaaaaatcaatttttagaagaaaaaattctaaattatataaattatgttcatGATAGACATTCaaattcatgaattttataactgtttatcataatatacaatataaaaaatcattattgctatttattattattatttgataatagttaaaattagttaaaaaattattatgaataataggaaaaaattttttcgcaaccaataaataatcataaaatttatgatttgtcttataatttatgatatgattcaggaaaagtttctttgcatgaaaaatctttttttattgtcatgaactataagtatattaaatatattgtctattaaatataagatgtAGCatgttacaatatttttttaaaattttaatattatttaaatttatataataaattttaataatatttatattattttccaaataaaataatataaatatttgcttttatatacaaatatattgaatcatattaaatatattgaaacaatagaataatattgatattattatattctgaaaatggtattagaattatttagaaaatagattTCTTCACCGATTTTATGATATGTTATAGAAATCAATATTGTAAGCAATTCTTTCCTGCATATAACTGCTGCTTAgcagtataattttttaatcttattcttttcatattacctctaaaacaaataaaacagTTGATACACGAAAATGTtggaaacttttttattaaattttgacaatttcaattagtaataaataaagcaaGTGAAATGAAACCGGTTTGTTTCTGCCATAATGTAGAGTACtccatttcatttcatttaatgaaacttaatgtttaaacttaatattaatgtttaaactaaaaattgtacatgatttattaaagaataagattcaatcaatatttgtatatcaatttccGTGTCGTTTTGATTtccacaaatataaataaaaagtgatatacaaatatattaacatctaatattatatattttttgattttttaaactttttttaaatttaaatttttttaaatttttatatttctttatctttttttcttttttttattgtagcgttcaagaagaattattacaaaatgtgAACAATTAGACAATACTTTAGAATCATTcggaattaagaaaaattataaaaaaaccttctttcaagtaatgcaaatattaattatagctaatacaataatgataagtatgattttaataaaattgtttcatactacttccaaagaaaaaaaacaaaaattcgatttaactattctcatatatataataatgggAACTATGTATTTGGGGATTTTTACtttcataatatttgtaaggtaaattatatataaaagaatgtgTATTTTTTCcccaaatattcttatatacagaatatataaaaatgtatgtgtAAAAAATGTGATGATTATAAGAACGTGATTTTATATCTTTGGATGAgaatttgatgaataaaaatgcgtgcaaaaatgattttgataaagTCATTTTCACATActctttatagatttttatcaaaaatataaaatcatgttataatgtattttatatttattatttatatattccataaaCTATgagcaattataaaattacttatattattacaatttttatagaaattaaaagaaaaattacttatatatttctgtatttcgatacaaaaaaatgagaaaaagaaatatagaaataatatttttttttttaaatgaaaaagaaatattctttgttgcattttaaattgtgataaaatcaatatataattttaatctttacatttaatatttacaattaaaatttcattaaatttcttttttatttttcatcatttttcattatttatgattaaataaccacaaatattaataattaaattatttaaattttttctatcatttccatccaatatcatatataaatacatatataacataaaattttaatatgaatatttttttatgataaatatttttattgttaaatgaaGTActcttcgaattaattaaactaacagtggttttatatcatttatagattatattatacaatgacaatatatatttatataaaataaaatatataatatataaaattatacataaaaataattttgcatgataaaagagataaaaaaagagataaaattatcaaaattaaaattatatttaataaatattaaacataaagatattaaaattatatttttagcttatatttttatatatactaaaatataatttaaaaaaaatttttttttcaaatttatcaaaaaaattttatttcccattttattgggttggcaactaagtaatttcACTTATAggtggcttcagttgaatttttagatttgctggcgtagtccaaatgtaaaacacattttgttatttgatagttggcaattcagttgtcaatcagtaaaaaaagttttttgatcggttgcgtagttttcgtttggcgttcaaaaaaatgaaaaatggaaaatcaaaaggaacattatcgtcatattttgcttttttattttcgcaaagagaaaaacgcatcgcaagctcacaaaaagttatgtgctgtttatggcgacgaagccttaaaagaacggcagtgtcaaaattgctttgacaaatttcgttctggtgatttttcactcaaagacgaaaaacgctctggtccagttgaagttgatgacgacctaatcaaagcaataatcgattcggatcgtcacagtacaactcgtgagaagcttcatgtatcacatac includes these proteins:
- the LOC113219361 gene encoding uncharacterized protein LOC113219361 yields the protein MKEIIIDALKRKILGWTPETQYASLIHIIIINEIFCLRVFESKGRLRYDWSIIYASICIILYTICTNEIININYKNWPAYQEISYKLTIYINIISVIIFIIFGMLNTELA